GAGAACCATCCGGTGATTACGTTGTCCGGGTCGCCTGAGCGTATCTTCCCTTCCACATTCTCAGCCAGCTCCCTCACCGTGAGCTCCAGCAGCGCCCCTCACCCCACAGAAATCCGGAGTGCCACTGCGGCGAACGCAGCTCCGACAGTCCAATGAAGCGCCACAACCACGGGTTCGGGTAGGTCGTACTTGTACTGGATATGGTGGTGGAGAGGTTCCACAGTCAACCGGATCACTCCGGCTCGGTGGAGCAGGCTGATGAGCGTGGATAAAATAGGGACTCCTAGGGCGATCATAGCGGGTATCTCGATCTTGTAGTACAGCGCCCCTGCCGCGTAAGCTGCCCCTAAGAAGCAACTCCCTGTGTCTCCCATGAATATCTTAGCAGGATATCTGTTATGGAACAGGAAACCCAAGGACGCTCCGGCAAGTGATGCGAAGAAGGCAGCACCAGGAAGCTGACCCTGTCCCAGGCATACTCCAGAGCAGGCCAGCGAGGCCAGGAGCAGTAACCCGGCGGCCAGACCGTCCATTCCGTCGATGAGGTTCACGGCGTTTGTGGCGCCGACGATCCCGAACACCGCGACCGGGTAGAAAAGGTACGAGAGATCCCAAACGCCGACCTTGGGTATCCAGAGCCATGTGGCTGGTACGATAGGGAGAACAAAGAGGGCGGCACCTATCTGTAGTGCGAGTTTCTCACGTTCTCTCAATTCTTTCTTGATAGGCACCTCACCGACGATCTCGATGGCATTCGGGTCCTCTTCGAGTATCCTCTTGAGATCACGCTTCGCTTTCTCCGTGGCTACACGCGCTTCCTCACCCGGTTGCAGTATTAGTCTTCCCAGCTCGATCGGCCGATTCGAGACGTTCCGCACGACCTTTTGGAACTCCTCCACCCGCAATCCGAGCAGGTCGTCCACTATTCCCAGCACCATCATGGGGAGCGCTGAAGCTATAGGAGGGAGCGCCTGGATGGAAGCTAGGAGGGGACCGGACGCCGTCCCCAGTAAGATACCTAAACCTCCCATGATGGGCGTGCCGGACTTATGCGCGTGTTCCGTTACGATCGGGCGGTCTACTACGCTAGCTTCTCGCATGTACCTTCGGAGTAATCCAACCGTTACTGCCGAGGTTACTACGGAAAGTGTGAATGTCTCGATGATCATCGTCCGATCCCCACGGTCACAAGTACTCCTCGATCTCCCTAAGCCTCCGCCGATACTCGCGCTCGGCCCGCTTCACGTCCGCTCTTGCAGCCTTGAGCGCTAAGCGGAGCCTCGTGAAGGCTCCTTTAAAAGAGTCCCCCCTCACGGTGACACGACCACCTACGTCGAATCGTCCGTAGTACTCGTAGAACACGTGGTACACTCCGCCGTCGAACATCTCACGCAGTGTATCTTTGTCCGTAGGGCGCCAAACGGGGCACTCGATGGCACACCATAGTTTCTTTACCTTCGGCGGTCTCCATCGGTCGGTCGCCATATCGACTAGCTCACGGAGCGGCCATATTCCCGTGCATCCGGACGTCATATATCTGGTGCCGCTGGGTCTCGGGTTGAACTCGAGGAACCAGAACTCGTTTTCCCGGACTATCACGTCGAAGTCCACGCTGCCTTCTAATCCCAGGCGTTTCACTACCCTTACCGCGCACCTCTTTATCCTGCGCTCTACGGACGAGTCGATCGGGGCCGGGCTCATCCGCATGCGATCGATTGGATGACGACGGTCCGTCGTGGATCCTTTGAACACCGGGACCAGCGGTACTACCTCACCGTCCCAAGATAGAACTTCGATCGAAACTTCTGCACCCTCGATGAACTCCTCCACCAGCTTACATCCCGCTACTCTCGGCTTTTGCGTCTCGTGGACCGTAACTCCGAGGCCTGCTTGCGACCGTGGATCTTTCACGACTACCGGCGGACCGATCGATGGCCTCTCGTTCTCGACTACTTCCCATTCAGGCGTCGGTACGTTCAGCTCTTCGAAGACGCGTTTCGCCTTCACTTTATCGATCCCGATCTCAACGCCCTCGCGGTCAGACGCTGTAACACGGATACCTTCGTCTTCCAATTCTTCTTTCATCCCCCCCACTTCCGGCAGCGGATCGTCCACACCGATGAGTGGCACTACACCGTCTACGCGCCGCTCGCGGGCGATTCTCGTCGGGTGTTCCATACCGCGCGGCACGAAGTGCACTTCATCCGCCAGCTCCCAGTTCTTGCTCCTCGGGTTCGACTCGGTGAGTATGCGGTACACTCCCGTAGAGCCGGCGTACTCCGCCACGTCTCGAAAGAGTCTCACGCCGACGAAGAGTACCTTCACTTTTCGCCCCCCAGCACTCGCTCGACTTCTTCCGAGATCTCCTCTCGATACTTCAGTGGAGCCTCTCCGAACAACACCACAACTTCGCAGTCCGAGCGGAGCGCCTCCTTGAGACCGTCCAACACCTGCTCTCGAGAGGCGCCGAGTGTGCCCTTCTTCTCGAACGGCTTGGTGGCGCTCTCCGCTACGATCACATTGTCGGTGTCTATGCGGTCCGTGACTTCGTACGCCGCGTACGACGCCACAATTACTAGATCGGCGAGGTCCGCGGCTCTTCTGAGGATCTCTTCGTCTCCTTCCGGTCCCAGCTCCGAAGCTACGGCGATTACCGCGCAGACGTGCTGCTCCCGGTAAGCCTCCTTCACGCATCTCAACGTCGCGTCCACGCCGGCGGGATTATGTCCGTAGTCCAATATCACGACTCGCTCATCATTGTCCCAAAGTACTTCCAACCTACCCTCGACTCCTTCGAAGGACTGTAGTGCCTCTATCACATCCTCCACATCAAGTCCCAAGAACTCGGAGCAGACGGCTATCGCCGCGAGGGCGTTGTAAGCGTTGTGGAGCCCCATTACGGGTAGTCGAACCTCGTACTCCCCGTCGGGACAGATCAGTCGGAACCCGGACAGGTCAACGTCCGTAGCTAGGTAGTCCGGTTCGGGAGATCGCAGGCCACACTTTCGGCATTTGAACGGACCAACCCAGGGGAGGATCTCATGGACTTCAACGTGTCCGCCGCACCAGCACTCTTTTTCCGAGGTACCGAACGGTTCCGCGTCCAACCCGTAGTATACAATATCACCGTTGAAATCCGCCACCTCGGGAGCACCAACTACCAGTGGGTCTTGAGCGTTCAGCACGGCTAGCTCGACGGTGTCCGGTTCCAACAGTTCTACTTCACATCTGGCGTACGTCAGGAAATCGCCCGCTTCGTTCAGATGGTCTGGAGTGATGTTGGTAACGCAGACGCACTCCACTTGGGATAACTCCGCGGCTTCCAGGATCTCCCCTCTCCTCCCGAAAGTCGCTATCTCTAAGACGCTGACGTCTCCTGGGAGACGCGCCTGAAGTGGGGGGAGTAATCCGACGTTCCCTTGCATACCAGGCAGACCGTGGTGCGGGACCTCGAGCCCGAGCTGCTCGCACACGTGCCTGATCATCTCCACAGTAGTGGTCTTCCCGTTGGTACCACCGACTCCTACCACCGGTCGTGTGGGCGGTAATATGCTGAGAAGCTCCTTCACTTCCACGATCTCGCAGCCGTGATCCTCGGCAAGTCGATACGGCTTAGCGTCGCGTGATAGGCTCGGAGGAGGTACCACGACTTCGGCCCGCTCGAAGACTTCTGGCGGATGATCACCCAACACGAGCTCCACATTGCTGTATTCTAGAAGCATCTCGGCGAATTCGCACTCATCCCGAAGATCCGACGCGATCACATCGTATCCGCGCTCCGCGAGGACTCGGGCCGCTAGATTGCATACGGGCCCACAGACCCCGATCACGAGAACGGTCGACCAGGGAAGCTCGGCCAACCGCGCACCCCACCGAGGGGCTGGGGACGCGGTGAGTTGAACCTGTCGGGGATCACGGTCGCGCTCCCGGTATCGTTCGACCGTACTCGGCTAGTATCGACCTCATGAGCTTTTTAACGTCGTGAAGAAGTCGCTCGGCTTCCTTCCCGTCGCCGGTCGCTAACCGTACGAACGCTTCGATATCGATGTTTTCCAATCTGTCGTCGATTTTCCCGTACTCCGACATTACGAAGTACAGTTGCGCGAACCTCTCCCTCCGCTCGACCCTGTTAAGGGTTCCGTGTACCAGCGACTTCAGGGCTTGACGTGCGTACATGAGTAGCCGGTATGTGAGGTCTCGGACGATTTCGTCTTCATCTCTAGGTCCGTCCGGGATACCGTTTGGGAACGCTGCTTTCTCTTCCAACCCCAGGATCTCCAGCACACGTTCCGGGTCCTTCTCTGGAGTTTCCGTCTCCCGGAGGTACGCTAGGGCTTCCTTAGGTGTCGCCACACCTTCCAGCATGATAGTACATGCGCGACCAGTCAGGGGATTGTACCCGACCTCCTCTATGAACCTGTGCACGCCGTACGGACGGATCGGACACGTGTACTCGGGGTTGAACCAGCTCAAACCGCTCACGATATCGCGGATGTCCTCCCATGTCCACCGACGGAGTGCCGGGTACCGGACCACGGTGATCCCCGGAGGGTAGGGATGGGTCGTACGCCTCCCGAATTTCCCGCGGAGCTCGTGACCGGTGAGGACAGTTGCGTATCCTAGTTCACGGGCGCGAAGGCACGCGGCGGTCAGGACGCTTCTACCACACTTCGTACATATAGGGTGTCCTTCCTTCAGAGCTCGCGCGAACCATTCTCGAAGTCGTAGCTTGACCACCTCGTGATCCACTCCGACGTGTTCCGCAGCTCTTCGGGCGTTCTCTAAACACGTCTTATCGGTAAACTCGTGGACTACTGTTATGGCTGCCTTAACGTTCCACCTGTCGGCGGCGTCTATCAGCGTTGCCACACTGTCCTTGCCGCCGGAAAGTGCTATGCTGGAGGGGTGGCTAGTCATGTGCGTATACGGCCCTAACTCCACCGCTGGAGACTTCTTCGAGTCGGACGAAGTACAGCCGTTCGAACTGGACGGTGTTGCCGGCCTGTTCGCGCTCAACGTTAATTTCTGCGTATCCCCTCTCGACGCTACCGTCCGGGCGTACGACTTCGCACCGTACTGCCTGGTCGGGCGGTACCCAGTGGACGATTTGAGCACCTGCCTCTCTCGCGGTCCGGTAATCATCGCTGTGATACCTACCTCGCAGCCATCCGTCTCCGACTTCCTCAATCTCGACGTTGATTGCGTTCATCAGCCGAACTACGTCTCCTTCCCACAGATCTTCTGCGTCTTCACTATCCAACAGTGCTCGGGCCACGCCGTTCTCAGGATGTAGAATTAACACCCTTTCCCCTTCATCCCGATCTGGGTGTAGAGGCAGTTGGGCCAGGACCGACTCCTTCATCCCTTCGATCCGTAGTTCGACCGGGTCACGAACGAAGAAGTACCGGTGAGACTCAGGGTCGATCATCTTACGGTTCCGAGCGTAGAGATGTTCCCAGCTGAACGTCGCGTCCACGTCGGTTAAGCCGATCTCGAGGATGGTCTTACGTATTGCTTCCGGCCTGATACCTCGACGTCGGAGGGCGCGTAAGGTAGCCACTCGGACGTCATCCCACCCGGTGTACTTCCCTGAATCGATCCCACGACGGATCTCGGAGGTGCTTAGCACAGCACCTTCAACCTTCAGAATCCCGTAGTGAACGTATTCCGGAGTCTCCCACCCCAGGTGCTCGAATACGTACTTCTGACGTCGTGTGTTGGATTCGTGATCCTTCCCGCGAAGTACATGCGTGATGTTCATGATATGATCGTCCACAGCGACGGCGAAGTTCATCGTCGGCCACACGAGGTAACGAGAACCTGTCATCGGGTGCTCTTTTTCGACGATCCTGAACGCTACCCACTCCCTCACCGCAGGATCCGGGTGATCAACTTCAGTTTTAACCCGTACGACGGCTTCTCCTTCCGAGAAAGCACCGTCTAACATTTCTTCCCAGAGCTCAAGGTTTTCCCTCCTATCCCGAGAGCGGCACGGGCAAGCTTGTCCCGCGTCGCGGAGCCTCCGAAACTCGTCTGGATCACAGGTACAAACGTACGCCCCTCCCCGCTCTAGTAGATCCTCGCAGACCATGTAATACAGTTCTATTCTGTTAGATTGAATGTACCGTTCGTCGATGTTAACTCCGAGCCAATCCAGATCCTCCTCGATCATGTCGTAGGCTTCAGGATCCACGCGACGCGGGTCGGTGTCTTCAATCCGGAGGACTAACGTACCGTCGTACCTTCTAGCGTACTCGTCGTTAAGCACTGCGGCACGGGCGTGACCCATGTGGAGTGGACCTGAAGGATTCGGCGCGAACCGGAGGCGGACGTTCCCCGGTTCAGCTCCGGGAAGAGGTTTGAGTCCTTCCTTGCCCCGGACTTCGTCTTCGCGCGGTCCTCCGAGTTCTTCCAGCTCGCGTCTGATTTCTTCCTCGGACATTCGGTTGATTTCGCGGATCACTTCTTTGACGGTCTTCAGGACATCTTTCGCCCTAGGACGTAGCTCTTCGTGCTCTTTCATGATCTTCTTCATCACCGCGTTTGGATTCGCCTTTCCACCGTACCGGGCCGCGTTTTCCAGAGCGTACCTACGGACGAGATCTCGAAGTTCCCTCTCCTCCACGGTTCATTCTCCCCGAAGATAACCAGTGAGGGGGGTGTCCCCCGTCCTCCGGCCCCGGGATCATCGACAGGCGACGGCCTTCTCCCCCCGGGGGACCCAGACGGGAGTCATCTTTTGTGAAGTCTGGCCCCCGAGCACCGCCGACTCATTAGCTCCTTAATTACGTTCTCCCCGTGACGGAGAGTCGCGGTACCGGGCTCGATCCAGACCCGAAATTTCTATATAGGTCCTTGAGGGTGACTCGGTTCGGGACGGGCCGGCAGCTCAGTCTGGCTAGAGCGCGGGACTTTTAATCCCGTGGTCCCGGGTTCAAATCCCGGCCGGCCCACCAAACGATTCAATTGTTATAAAAACCATAACATTTGAACAGAGATCGGCAATGCTCCGTGGTGAATTTCATGCCATGGGGGTACAATCGTCACGATTTCCATAACAACTGGATTGGGGGGAGGAGTCACATTACATCCGCTCCAGCGTCGGGATTCCGAGCAGATTCATCAGATTCTCCGCCACGATCGTGAATGCCTCTACGAGCTTCAGTCGCGCCTTCCGGATCTCGTCTTCTTCGACGTGTAGCACGGGAACCTCCTCGTAGAACGTGTGAAACGCCTTCGCTAGATCGTACGCGTACTCGGCGAGGATGTCCGGACGCCGCTTGCGCACGCACTGGACTACGTGTCGTGGGAACTTTGACATCTTGAGGATCAACTCGAACGAGTGATCGTCGTCCAAGTACGCTGCATCGAAGCGGTTCACCTCCTCGTCTGCCTTTCGGAGGATCGACTTGGCCCTCGCGTAAGCGTACTGGATAAACGGTCCACCACGACGGAAGTCGAGGGCTTCATCCCAGTCGAACTCGATCGGTTTGTTGGGACTCACTCTGGCGATAGCGAAGCGTACGGCCCCTATGGCGATTTCCTCCGCGATCTTCTCTCGCTCCTCGTCGCTAAGTTCCTCCGCCACACCTGCTGCCTTCATCTTCTCGAGTGCGCGCTCCTTGGCCTCCTCCAGGAACTCGTCGAGCGTCACGTATCTACCCTTTCTAGTAGACATCGATCCTTCCGGCAGACGAATGAACTCGTAAAACACCACGTCGATACGGTCGGGGTTTTCCTCGAGCATGTCCAGTACGGCCCGTAGCTGTTCGACTGCTAACTTGTGATCCGCTCCTAACACGTCCACCACGAACGTGGCTCGTCCGAGCTTCCAGAGGTGGTAGGCGATGTCACGGGTGGTGTACAGTGTAGTGCCATCGCTGCGCGTGAGTACGAGCTCCTTGTCAATTCCGTAGTCTTCCAGGTCGACTACCACGGCTCCATCCTCGCGCTCCTCCGCGACTCCCATATCCAGCAGCTTCTCCACGATCTCCAGTGCATCACGTGCGAACTCGCTTTCGTACACGAATCGGTCATGTGCTACCCGGAGGCGCTCCAGCGTTTGGATGTGCCCTCTCAGACACTCCTCTACTACGGTCTGGAACGCGTCGGCGATGCGCTCCGCCCGAGATTCTTCTTCCACCAGGTAACGTTCATACGATCTCAGGAACCTCTCAACTACTTCCTCCAGTTCGGGATCTTCCTCGATCTCACGTGCGGCTTCGGTGTACAGTTTACCGAAGAACTCATCGGGTTTTTCGCTCTCAGGTACTTCGGGTCGCCCTTCCTTTATGTACTTCCACGCGAGCATCGCGATCTGCTTACCCATATCGTTCACGTAATACTGCACTTCCACTCCGTAGTTCGTGAAGACCATGCACCTCGCTAGGATGTCCCCGATGACGGCGTTTCTACCGTGTCCAATGTGCAAAGGACCGTTGGGGTTCGCGCTAGTGTGCTCCAAGATTACGGGGCGACCCATACCGAGGTCGAGTGATCCGTATTCTTCTCCGTAGTAGAATATTGACCTGAGCGTCAGCGCCGCGTACTGGGACCTGTCGAACTTCAAATTGATGAAGCCTGGGCCTTCCACCCATGCCTTCTCCACGAACACCACGTCGTCTAGGTCAGACTCCTCGACGATCGTTTCGGCCAGCTCTCTGGGATTCTCGTCAAGCTCTTTGGCTAGGGAGAGTGCCACCGGAGTGGCCAGATCGGCATCCTCGACGGGTGGGGCTTCGTCAATAGGGACTTCTATCAGCTCGTCTACTTCGTACACGGACGAGATCGCGTCCCGGATCGACGTTCTTATGGTGCGAATTGTAACCGAAAACGGGTCACGAGGTGTGGTTTCCTCGGCCAACGTGGGGCGAACCCCTTCACTTGGGTCGGAACCTGAGCAGGGCTCCGAGTCCCCTGAACGCGTTATAAAACTGAGCGCCCTCTTCGGTCTCGGTTGAGATGATCTCGACGTTGGATCCCATCTGTTCGGCCAGTTCCACGTAGTAATCTACTATATCTCTGATTTCTTCCACGTTGAGCTCTGCTTCCCCACACTTCGGACACTCTTCCACGTATTTCTTCGTCTCGCCTTTCTCCTTCACCGTAACGATGTTCTTGTGCCCGCACTCCGGACATCGTAGGGTTGCCTTGTACCCCTCGAGACCCTCGGAAACCAGCAGTACCTCTACGGCGCCCATTTTGAGGAGTTCGTCAACTTCCTCTCCATACGCCGCGAGCTCACCGTTCACAGCCTCATCCATGAATTTTCGCACGAGGCGCTTCTCCCGGACTAGCTCGGCCTCCTTAAGCGCTTCTTCTGCTTTGTTCAGGGCCTCCCGGAGCCCGGACTCGTCAGTGTTGCCGACGTCCACTACGGTGAGTACCTTTTCCTTCAGGTCCTTGGGGAGGTAGTCACCGTCCAGGAACTCCTCCTTCGTGGGACCCGGACCTCCGACGATGATCCCCTTCAGATCTTTCACGTCTTCGAAAGCCTCGCGGGCGGCTTCTCCCACCTTCTGGTAAAACTCGTGGGCGGCGTGCTCGATCAGCCGGTCGAACCTACGCTGAGATTGACCTCCGGCCTTGTGCTTGCCAGGTACGTCGGACGTTAGCCTCTTCACGGGTTCGATTCTCTTACCCTTCACGAGACCTATTGTGGCTTCCCGGCGATCCATTACCAGAATTCCGTAGACGTCCTTCTCTTCGAGGTATTCCTTGAGGGGTTCCAGGTAGAATTTCGAGTCACACCAGTAGATGAACCGGTCCACGGGCTCGGGCGGTTCGATCAGCTCAGCGACCATCTTCTCTTTGGTACCATCCTGGACGACACCAGCGAGAACTACGAGTCCGTTTTCCGGGGTTTCTCCGACCATCTTGAGACGCTGCATCACGACCTCGATAGCTGATTGGACGTTCTTTCGGGTGCGCTTGCTCTTGATGTTGCTGGCTTGGGAGTACTCCTCCCGCATCTGAGCGATGACGTCGCTCAGACGTTTCTCCGGTGGAATGTAAATCGTGATGAGTTCGGTGCCTTGTCCGCGCAGGTTTTCCAGTTTCTCTATCATCTTCCTGAACCTATATCTTTCGACCGTGGACGATTCGGCCAGCGTGAACACCCCCAGGGGTGAGATAGCATGTATTCGGTCGTAGCGCTGGGGGGCTCGGTTGTAAACGTGGATAAACCTGAACGCATCAAGGAAACCGCCGAAATCTTGCGAAATGGGCTCAATTCCGGACTGAAGATATGCGTCGTCGTCGGTGGTGGGCCAACCGCTCGTCGGTACATAAACGTAGCGCGAAATCTCGGGACACCGGAAACTCTACTTGACGAGATGGGTATCGCCGTTACCCGGCTGAACGCGATGCTTCTAGGGGCAGCGTTGGGTCTGCACGATCTGCACGTGCCTGAGACCCCAGCAGAAGCCGCGAGAGTAGTCCAGCAAAACGGTGTGGCAGTCTGCGGTGGTACACATCCCGGTCATACAACCGACGCCGTAGCGGCCATGATCGCGGAGCTGCTCGAGAGTCCTCTCGTCATCGTCACTAACGTTGACGGAGTGTACGATAAAGACCCCAGCGAACCAGATGCACGCAAGCTTCGGGAGCTGAAGCCTGAGGAGCTGGAAGAACTGGCAGTTCGCGCTGAGCTTAAGGCTGGTGGAAGCTTCGTGGTGGATCCCCTCGCCGCCAAGATGATAAGAAGGGGTCAAATCGTCACGCACGTGGTCTCGTGGGAGGACTTCCGGTCCCGCGGGTTGGAGAACGTGGTTCGAGGTTGTCATAACGGGACGATAATCGAGGGGTGAAGGGTTTTGGCGGAGCACGTACCTCCACATTCCCACTGTATCGTTTGTGGTGCTGCAATCCCTGAAGGGGAGCGATTTTGCAGCGAGAAGTGCCGAAGGGAATACGAACGTAGGAGAAAGAGGGCGGCGACGATTCAGTGGGTGATTGCAGGAATTCTCATAGCTCTAGGTGTGGTCCTGATGCTTAGGGGTGTGTGAGCGGAGTGAAGTCAACCCAGCTCCGCGAACGCCGATCAACACGTCACCGGGTGTTGGGAGCTCGAGGACGGGACAGAACACATCGCTGCCACCCGCGATTGTCCCTCCGTATTCCACCCAAGTAAAGAACTCGTATCCCGGCTCCGGAGTTTCGTACTCGAACTTTTCTGGGATGGACTTATCGGTCCGGATTACCTCTAGTGGTTCGATATCTTCCGGGAGACCAGACCGATATCTCAGCGTCCTAGGCGGCCGGCCGATGGGATTCGCCCCAATCCGCACTTCCTGTGGTACGATATTCGGTTCATATTTTTCGAGAACGGTGTTGATGACGGGTACGAACTTTTCCTCTAGGAGCAGAGTGTCGATCATCTCGCATGCTACCACATCGGCGTTCACGTCCACCTCCTGCGCGTCTCCTATCACTACCTCCCATTCCACGTCGCGTGGGACGTGTTTCCTGAGGTTCTTCTCGAGAAGTCTGGCTCGTTTGGGGTTCTTCTCCACGGCGATAACGCGCTCGGCGCCAGCGTGGGCTGCGACCACCGATAATGGTCCTGTACCAGCTCCAAGGTCCGCGAAGGTGTCCTCTACGACTTCCACCACCATCGAGGTGAAGACAGAAACGCGTCTTACGTCACGGAGCAGGTCGAGCTGGTAGGAATCTACCAACAGCTCGAACTCGCCTACCGGAGTTCTTATGGTTTTAATCATTCATTACTCACCGCGGCCTCAGCTTCTTCAGGGCTTTCTTCTTTCTCTTCTGCTTCCCTCTCCTTGCGCGGTTTAAGCTTAATTACATAATCTGCCGCATTTTGTAGTGCTGTACTAAATCCTGGATCTGCTCCTATTACAATGGTGACTTTACCCTGTTCTTTTGCTTTTGCTATAATCGGAAGAAAGTCAGTATCACGCGTCATTAGTGCGATTGCGTCGACGTTATCGCTGTAGATAAGTTCCA
Above is a window of Methanopyrus sp. SNP6 DNA encoding:
- a CDS encoding RsmD family RNA methyltransferase; the encoded protein is MIKTIRTPVGEFELLVDSYQLDLLRDVRRVSVFTSMVVEVVEDTFADLGAGTGPLSVVAAHAGAERVIAVEKNPKRARLLEKNLRKHVPRDVEWEVVIGDAQEVDVNADVVACEMIDTLLLEEKFVPVINTVLEKYEPNIVPQEVRIGANPIGRPPRTLRYRSGLPEDIEPLEVIRTDKSIPEKFEYETPEPGYEFFTWVEYGGTIAGGSDVFCPVLELPTPGDVLIGVRGAGLTSLRSHTPKHQDHT